In one window of Brenneria goodwinii DNA:
- the galU gene encoding UTP--glucose-1-phosphate uridylyltransferase GalU, which yields MSIVNKKVKKAVIPVAGLGTRMLPATKAIPKEMLPLVDKPLIQYVVNECIAAGINEIILVTHSSKNSIENHFDTSFELEAMLEKRVKRQLLKEVQSICPKHVTIMQVRQGLAKGLGHAVLCAHPLVGDEPVAVILPDVIIDEYKSDLKKDNLSEMLHRFSETGHSQIMVEPVENVSSYGVVDCKGVELKPGDSAPMVGVVEKPKASEAPSNLAVVGRYVLSAEIWSLLEKTPPGAGNEIQLTDAIAMLMEKETVEAYHLKGESHDCGNKLGYMQAFVEYGMRHENLGPQLIQWLQETIEAEEN from the coding sequence ATGTCGATTGTGAATAAAAAAGTCAAAAAAGCGGTTATCCCGGTGGCGGGATTGGGAACGCGCATGTTGCCAGCGACAAAAGCCATTCCTAAAGAGATGCTTCCGTTGGTAGATAAACCTCTAATCCAATATGTTGTCAATGAGTGTATTGCTGCGGGAATCAATGAAATAATTTTAGTTACGCACTCATCTAAAAATTCAATTGAGAACCATTTTGATACCAGCTTTGAGTTGGAGGCCATGCTTGAAAAGCGTGTTAAACGCCAACTGCTGAAAGAAGTGCAATCTATTTGCCCGAAACACGTCACCATTATGCAGGTTCGTCAGGGGTTGGCGAAAGGTTTGGGACACGCCGTATTGTGTGCTCACCCATTAGTGGGTGATGAGCCAGTGGCCGTTATTTTGCCCGATGTGATTATTGATGAATATAAATCAGATCTGAAGAAAGATAACTTAAGCGAAATGCTGCATCGTTTTTCAGAAACGGGCCATAGCCAGATTATGGTTGAGCCTGTTGAAAATGTCAGCAGTTATGGCGTTGTCGATTGCAAAGGCGTGGAATTAAAACCAGGTGATAGTGCGCCAATGGTTGGGGTAGTAGAGAAGCCGAAAGCTTCCGAAGCGCCATCTAATTTAGCCGTTGTCGGCCGTTATGTTCTATCAGCTGAAATTTGGTCTTTGCTGGAGAAAACCCCGCCGGGTGCAGGTAATGAAATTCAGTTAACAGATGCTATAGCAATGTTAATGGAAAAAGAAACGGTAGAAGCCTATCACCTGAAAGGTGAGAGTCATGACTGCGGCAACAAACTTGGCTATATGCAGGCCTTTGTGGAATATGGCATGCGCCATGAGAACTTAGGGCCGCAGCTTATCCAATGGCTACAGGAAACTATTGAAGCAGAAGAAAATTAA
- the hns gene encoding histone-like nucleoid-structuring protein H-NS: MSEALKILNNIRTLRAQARECSLDTLEEMLEKLEVVVNERREEESQVQAEVEERARKLQQYRDMLIADGIDPNELLQSLGSVKTAGKSKRAARPAKYQYTDENGDVKTWTGQGRTPAVIKKAIEEQGKSLDDFLL, translated from the coding sequence ATGAGCGAAGCACTAAAGATTCTAAACAACATCCGTACTCTGCGTGCCCAGGCAAGGGAATGTAGTCTGGATACTTTGGAAGAAATGCTGGAAAAACTGGAAGTCGTGGTAAATGAACGCCGCGAAGAAGAAAGCCAGGTTCAGGCAGAAGTTGAAGAACGCGCACGTAAATTACAGCAATATCGCGATATGCTGATTGCCGACGGCATTGATCCTAATGAACTATTACAATCTTTAGGTTCCGTCAAAACTGCTGGTAAAAGCAAACGTGCCGCCCGCCCTGCCAAATATCAATATACCGACGAAAACGGCGACGTTAAAACCTGGACAGGCCAGGGCCGCACGCCTGCCGTAATCAAAAAAGCAATCGAAGAACAGGGTAAATCTTTAGACGATTTCCTGCTCTGA